The region ACCGAGGCCGAAACCACCACCGTGATGACGCGCATCCTGCAACGCGTAAACGGCCGGGCGCCGGTCGTGGTCGGCGTCAGCAGTCCCTCGAACCAGCATGTGCAACGCCTGTCCCAGGAAGCCATGGGCCTGGGCGCCGCCGGTGTGATGGTGGCGCCGGCGCCGAACCTGAAAACCGACGACCAGGTCTACGGTTACTACGCCGCCATCGCCGAACTGCTGGGCGCCGACACGCCGATCTGCCTGCAGGACTTTCCCCAGACGACGGGCGTACACACGTCCGTCGGCGTGATCCACCGGCTGATCGACACCTACCCGCAGATCGTGATGCTGAAGCACGAAGATTTCCCCGGGATGCGCAAGCTCACCCAGATCCGCAAGCAAAGCGAAGCCGACGCCCGCCGCCGCATCAGCATCATGGTGGGCAATGGCGGCCTGTTCCTGCCCCAGGAACTGCTGCGCGGCGCGGACGGCGCGATGACGGGCTTTGCCTATCCCGAAATGCTGGTGCAGGTGTGCAAGATGTTCGCCGAAGGGCAAGCCGACGCGGCCGAAGACCTGTTCAATATCTATCTGCCGCTGCTGCGCCACGAATTCCAGTATGGCCTGGGACTGGCCCTGCGCAAGGAAACCCTGCGCCGTCGCGGCGCCATCCGTTCCGCCTACGTGCGCAAGCCGGGGCCCGTGCTGGACGCAACCGACCACGAAGAATTGGGACGCCTGATCGCCAGGCTGGAAGCGGCGCTACGTTAAACAGCGGGGCAACGAGCCCCTCAATACGTCCCGGACAATTTGTCGATGATGGACTGCCGGATGTTCTCGATATGCCGCATGGTCTCCCCCGACGCCGCCTGCGCATCCCCGCGCGCCAAGGCGTCGAGCATCGCCAGATGCTCGCCACAGACCGGCACCATGCGGTTTTCCAGGCGTTTGAGCGAGAACATCCGGGTTTTCTGCCGCAACTTGGCGATCATGCCCGCCATCAGCTCGTTGCCACAGTATTCGGATATCAGGCCATGCAGTTCCGCGTCCAGCTGCTGGTGCAAAGGATCGCCCGGCTGCCCTTCTTCCATCAGGGACTGGACGCGCTCGCGCAGATTCGCCAGCGTTTCCGCCGGCACCTTGCCCGCGGCGCGCCCCGCCGCATCGCCTTCCAGCAGGCGGCGGATATGCAGCGTTTCCATCAGGTCCTGCAAGGTGACCTGGCGCACGAACAAACGATTATTGGACTTGCGCTCCAACATCTGTTCGCCCTCGAGCCTGTGCATGGCCTCCCGCAACGGGGTGCGTGACACACCAAGCCGCAAGGCCAGGGCCCGTTCCTGCACCTGTTCGCCCTGCTTCAGTTCGCGCGACAGGATCAGGTCCACCAGGGCGTCGTACGCCTGGTTGGCCAGTCCTCGGTTGCCCCCGTCCAGCTCCTGGCTGGGGGCCGGTTCCTCGTGTCCCGGATTCATGAATTCTGTTTGTGAGATATGCGAAAAAAAGGGAGTGTGGCACAGCTTGATGGCTCCTGAATCTTGCTCAGGCCCCACCTGATGGCGACTTTTCCCTGGGATGGCCACATCCTCCCCGCTGGTCCATGCATTGTATATAAGTGGTATACCTAATGTACTCACGGTTCGGACGGGGCCAGAATGGCATCACTCCCCGAAGTCTCACCGAGCCGAAATCCCGATGTCTTCCGTTGAACTCGATGTCCGTCTGTCCGACCGTGTAGCGGCGGCGCGTCCCTCCGCCACCGGCGCCATCAGCGAATTGGCCCGCCGGCTGTCCGCCGAAGGCCGCTCCATCATCAGCCTCAGCGAAGGCGAACTGGATTTCGATACGCCGCAGCACGTGCGCGAGGCCGCCATCCAGGGCATCGCCGACGGCCAGACCCGCTACACCGACGTCGGCGGCACGCCCGCCCTCAAGTCGGCGGTCGCCGCCAAGTTCAAGCGCGACAACCACCTGACCTATACGCCGGCGGAGATCATTGCCGCCACCGGCGCCAAGCAGATCCTGTTCAACGCCCTGCTGGCCACCCTGAACCCGGGCGATGAAGCCATCGTCGTGGCGCCGTACTGGGTGTCCTATACGGAAATGGCCCGTATCGCTGGCGGCACGCCGGTGGTCATCACCCCGGACGCCGGCAACGATTTCAAGCTGACGCCCGCCTTGCTGGAACAGCACTTGACGCCGAATACGCGCTGGCTGATCCTGAACGCACCCTGCAATCCGTCGGGCGCGCTCTATACCAAGGAAGAGTTCGCCGCCCTGGCCGCGGTCATCCGCAAGCACCCGCGCGTCCTCGTGATGTCGGACGATATCTATGAACAGCTGGTTTATGAAGGCACGTTCGTCTCTTTTGTCGAAGCCGCGCCCGATATGCATGCACGCACCCTGACCATCAACGGGGTCTCGAAGTCGCATGCCATGACTGGCTGGCGCCTGGGCTACGCCGGCGGTCCGGCCTGGCTGATCAAGGCCATGAACCTGCTGCAGTCGCAAAGCACCAGCAATCCCAGCTCCGTCAGCCAGGCCGCGGCCGTCGCCGCGCTCAACGGCTCGCACGACTTCCTCGACGGCTGGCGCGACCGCCTGCGCACGCGCCGGGACATGGCGCTGGCCATCCTGCAGCAAGCCGCGCCGGTGCTGGCCGTGGGCCGTCCCCCGGCGGCCTTCTACTTTTTCGCGGACTGCCGGCAAGCGATCGGCATGCGCACCCCCAAGGGCGAAGTCATAAGCACCGACGCCGATCTGGCGCGTTACCTTATCGAAGAAGCCGGCGTGGCCATGGTTCCGGGCAGCGCCTTCGGCCTCGAACCTTATCTGCGCCTGACCTTCTGCATCGCCGACGAGCGCCTGAAGCTCGCCTGCGAGCGCATCGTGGCCGCCTGCGCCAAACTGACCCGCTGAAAGAGTCCTATCTTGAATCCTTCAGCCGACGCCGCCCTGCTGGAAACCGACGCGACGTCCATCGAGCAAAGCGCCGGCATCCTGGCGCGCGCGCGCATCGAACCGGTCGGCGACCGCTGCCTGCTGATCCGCCTTGGCGATACGGTCGACCTGGCCACCAACCGGGCGGTGCACGCGGTCACGGCGCTGATCAACGCGGCCGCCGCCGATGACGCGTCCCTGGCCGCCATCGTCGAGGTGGTCCCGGCCTTCACCACCGTCGCCGTCCATTACCAACCCTCGCGCTGCCCGCGCGTGGGCGATTTACCCAGCGTCCACCTGACGCGCTGCATCGAAGCCCTGCTGCGCCAGGACCTGCCGGACGTCGCCGTCGAAGGCCGTGTGGTGGAGATCCCCGCCTGCTATGGCGGCGACTTCGGGCCCGACCTGGACGACGTGGCCGAGCGTTGCGGCCTGACGCCCCAGGAAGTGATCGCCTTGCACAGTGGCACGCCGCTGACGCTCTACGCTTTCTTCTTCTCGCCGGGCAACCCCTTCGCCGGTCCGCTCGATCCCCGCTTGAACGTGAAGCGCCGCTCATCGCCGCGCACGCGCGTGGAAGCGGGTTCGGTGGCCATCGCCAACGGCCTGTCTTCCATCTACCAAAGCGCGTCGCCGGGTGGCTGGAACGTCATCGCCCGCACGCCCTGGAACCTGTTCGACGTGACCGCCCAGCCGCCCACGCGGCTGCGCCTGGGCGATCAACTGCGCTTCAAGCCGATTTCGCCCACGGAATTCGCTGACCTGCTGGAGCCACGGCCATGAATGTGATGACCGTCGAACGCCCCGGCATGCTCAGCACCCTGCAGGACACCGGCCGCCTGGGCCACCAGCAGTATGGTGTCTCGGTGAACGGTCCGATGGACGAATGGGCCCATCGCCTGGCCAATGCCCTCGTAGGCAATGAAGAGGACGCCGCCGTGCTCGAATGCACGGTCACCGGCCCGCGCCTGCACTTCGCCGACAACACCCTGGTCGCCCTCTGCGGCGCGCGCATGCGTATCACCGCCAATGGTCAGGCCATCCCGCAAGACCGCGCGGTGCTGCTGCGCCGCGGCACCGTGCTCGACGTAGGAGAACGGCTGCAAGGCGCCCGCCTGTACCTGGCCGTGCGCGGCGGCTTCGCGCCCGAACCGGTGCTCGGCAGCCGCAGCACCAATATCCGCGCGGGTTTCGGCGGCCATGCGGGCCGCGCGCTCAAACGCGCCGACCGGGTCCTGGTCGGCCGCATGTCGCGCGACCTGCCGGTACTACCCATCGAGAAGCTGATGGTCCAAAGCGGCATGCCCATCGTGCTGGCGGAGCAAGTGGACGTCACGCCCCCGCACTGGCGCGGCAACGGCGACCACGAAGACGACGACACCGCCCCAACCGCCCCCATCCGCTTCATCCCCGGCCCCCACTGGCCCGCCTTCACCGCGGCCGCCCAGGATCAGCTGACGACCCGTTCCTATACCGTCACGCAGCAATCCGACCGCATGGGCGCGCGCCTGAGCGGCGAGCCTTTGAAGCTGACCGCGCCGCTGGAACTGATCTCCGAAGCCACGGCATTCGGCACCATCCAGGTCCCGCCCGATGGCCAGCCCATCGTGCTGATGGCCGACCGCCAGAGCGCCGGCGGCTATCCCAAGATCGCTTATGTCGCCAGCGCCGACCTGCCGCCGCTTGCGCAGGCCATGCCGGGCGACGCGCTGCATTTCAAGGCCATCGCGCAAGCCGATGCCGAGCTGGCATGGCGCGCCGCCGATGACCGGCTGCAAGAAATCCAGACAGCGGCCACGCGTGTCCTGCACGCGCGCGGCCCTTCCACCATCGAACCAACGCAAAGCCAGGAGTGAGCGACATGCCTTCCATCGACATCAACTGTGACATGGGTGAGAGCTTCGGCGCCTGGGTCATGGGCCAGGACAGCGAGCTGATGCCCCACATCACCGCCGCCAATATCGCTTGCGGCTTCCATGCCGGCGACCCCGACGTGATGCTGGCCACCGTCCGCTCCGCCATCAAGCACAACGTCGCCATCGGCGCGCATCCGGGGCTGCCGGACCTGCAAGGCTTCGGCCGCCGCGTCATGGCCATGACGGCCGACGAGGTCTATGCCCTGGTGGTCTACCAGGTTGGCGCCCTGCAGGCCGTGGCCCGCGCCCAAGGGGGCAAGCTGCATCACGTGAAGACGCATGGCGCGCTCTACAACATGACCGCGCGCGATCCGGCCCTGGCCGATGCCGTGGCCCGCGCGGTGGCCGACGTCGATGCTTCGCTACCCATCTACGTCGCCAACGCCCCCATCGCCAAAGCCACGCTGGACCGCGGACTGACCGCGATCTACGAGGTCTACGCCGACCGCACGTATCAGGACGACGGCACCTTGACGCCGCGCTCGCAGCCGCACGCCATGATCGAGGATGTCGATCAGGCCATCGCGCAGGTCAAGCGCATGGTCAAGGATGGCGTGGTGCGCGCCCTGTCGGGCAAGGATGTGCCGATCAAGGCCGACACGCTGTGCATCCACGGTGACCAGCCGGGCGCCGCGGTGTTTGCCCGCGACATCCGCGCCGCCCTGCAAGCAGAAGGAATTGAAGTAAAGACGGTGTAGCCCACCGTCCACCCGGATAGCGGTCCCGTACTCAAGGGGAGACGTGGCCGCCCATCCAGACGCAACA is a window of Bordetella sp. N DNA encoding:
- a CDS encoding dihydrodipicolinate synthase family protein; this encodes MPANRINEQTSGVYIIAATPFTDQGALDLHSIDSLTDFYLEKGVTGFTILGMMGEASKLTEAETTTVMTRILQRVNGRAPVVVGVSSPSNQHVQRLSQEAMGLGAAGVMVAPAPNLKTDDQVYGYYAAIAELLGADTPICLQDFPQTTGVHTSVGVIHRLIDTYPQIVMLKHEDFPGMRKLTQIRKQSEADARRRISIMVGNGGLFLPQELLRGADGAMTGFAYPEMLVQVCKMFAEGQADAAEDLFNIYLPLLRHEFQYGLGLALRKETLRRRGAIRSAYVRKPGPVLDATDHEELGRLIARLEAALR
- a CDS encoding GntR family transcriptional regulator — protein: MNPGHEEPAPSQELDGGNRGLANQAYDALVDLILSRELKQGEQVQERALALRLGVSRTPLREAMHRLEGEQMLERKSNNRLFVRQVTLQDLMETLHIRRLLEGDAAGRAAGKVPAETLANLRERVQSLMEEGQPGDPLHQQLDAELHGLISEYCGNELMAGMIAKLRQKTRMFSLKRLENRMVPVCGEHLAMLDALARGDAQAASGETMRHIENIRQSIIDKLSGTY
- a CDS encoding pyridoxal phosphate-dependent aminotransferase; this translates as MSSVELDVRLSDRVAAARPSATGAISELARRLSAEGRSIISLSEGELDFDTPQHVREAAIQGIADGQTRYTDVGGTPALKSAVAAKFKRDNHLTYTPAEIIAATGAKQILFNALLATLNPGDEAIVVAPYWVSYTEMARIAGGTPVVITPDAGNDFKLTPALLEQHLTPNTRWLILNAPCNPSGALYTKEEFAALAAVIRKHPRVLVMSDDIYEQLVYEGTFVSFVEAAPDMHARTLTINGVSKSHAMTGWRLGYAGGPAWLIKAMNLLQSQSTSNPSSVSQAAAVAALNGSHDFLDGWRDRLRTRRDMALAILQQAAPVLAVGRPPAAFYFFADCRQAIGMRTPKGEVISTDADLARYLIEEAGVAMVPGSAFGLEPYLRLTFCIADERLKLACERIVAACAKLTR
- the pxpB gene encoding 5-oxoprolinase subunit PxpB, coding for MNPSADAALLETDATSIEQSAGILARARIEPVGDRCLLIRLGDTVDLATNRAVHAVTALINAAAADDASLAAIVEVVPAFTTVAVHYQPSRCPRVGDLPSVHLTRCIEALLRQDLPDVAVEGRVVEIPACYGGDFGPDLDDVAERCGLTPQEVIALHSGTPLTLYAFFFSPGNPFAGPLDPRLNVKRRSSPRTRVEAGSVAIANGLSSIYQSASPGGWNVIARTPWNLFDVTAQPPTRLRLGDQLRFKPISPTEFADLLEPRP
- a CDS encoding biotin-dependent carboxyltransferase family protein; its protein translation is MNVMTVERPGMLSTLQDTGRLGHQQYGVSVNGPMDEWAHRLANALVGNEEDAAVLECTVTGPRLHFADNTLVALCGARMRITANGQAIPQDRAVLLRRGTVLDVGERLQGARLYLAVRGGFAPEPVLGSRSTNIRAGFGGHAGRALKRADRVLVGRMSRDLPVLPIEKLMVQSGMPIVLAEQVDVTPPHWRGNGDHEDDDTAPTAPIRFIPGPHWPAFTAAAQDQLTTRSYTVTQQSDRMGARLSGEPLKLTAPLELISEATAFGTIQVPPDGQPIVLMADRQSAGGYPKIAYVASADLPPLAQAMPGDALHFKAIAQADAELAWRAADDRLQEIQTAATRVLHARGPSTIEPTQSQE
- a CDS encoding LamB/YcsF family protein, whose amino-acid sequence is MPSIDINCDMGESFGAWVMGQDSELMPHITAANIACGFHAGDPDVMLATVRSAIKHNVAIGAHPGLPDLQGFGRRVMAMTADEVYALVVYQVGALQAVARAQGGKLHHVKTHGALYNMTARDPALADAVARAVADVDASLPIYVANAPIAKATLDRGLTAIYEVYADRTYQDDGTLTPRSQPHAMIEDVDQAIAQVKRMVKDGVVRALSGKDVPIKADTLCIHGDQPGAAVFARDIRAALQAEGIEVKTV